One stretch of Miscanthus floridulus cultivar M001 chromosome 18, ASM1932011v1, whole genome shotgun sequence DNA includes these proteins:
- the LOC136522387 gene encoding uncharacterized protein At3g17950-like, with product MDLDADMIPTSPSADSSPSSSDLDTESTGSFFPDRSTTLGTLMGVSAFGERRAARAPAVAGEDTAEGAQRASPDREEARRGVGVWRRRRRRRRRHGRGSSSLGGSWWRLCRDHGDGGGPPTSLGEILDMERQLAGANFLCDDGGTGASGRETAVAATALFEDGRVRPPQQPAAEERGRWRLLRASEGSSSTTTSSLARLPVLLTGICSGGAGYSAALLATIPLATCNGQSCAVRIHISCWYTVSIPGPVPSVLEAFLSRHCGTIRRHSHGS from the exons ATGGACCTCGACGCCGACATGATCCCGACCTCCCCCTCCGCCGACTCCTCGCCCTCCTCCTCCGACCTCGACACCGAG TCGACGGGGTCCTTCTTCCCGGACCGGAGCACGACGCTGGGCACACTGATGGGCGTGTCAGCGTTCGGCGAGCGGCGGGCAGCGAGGGCGCCGGCGGTGGCGGGCGAGGATACGGCGGAGGGAGCGCAGCGCGCGTCGCCGGACAGGGAGGAGGCGAGGAGAGGCGTGGGCGTGTGGCGGCGCCGtcggagacggcggcggcggcacggccgCGGGAGCAGCAGCCTGGGCGGGAGCTGGTGGCGGCTGTGCCGTGACCACGGCGACGGCGGAGGGCCGCCGACGTCGCTGGGCGAGATCCTGGACATGGAGCGGCAGCTCGCGGGCGCGAACTTCCTCTGCGACGACGGCGGCACCGGCGCCTCGGGGCGCGAGACGGCAGTGGCCGCCACGGCGCTGTTCGAGGACGGCAGAGTGCGGCCTCCGCAGCAGCCCGCGGCGGAGGAGAGGGGCAGGTGGCGGCTGCTGCGGGCGTCGGAAGGCTCGTCCTCGACGACGACGTCGTCCCTGGCGCGGCTGCCAGTGCTGCTCACCGGCATCTGCAGCGGCGGAGCGGG GTATTCTGCAGCTCTACTGGCAACCATTCCCCTTGCAACGTGCAACGGACAAAGTTGTGCTGTTCGTATACACATTTCGTGCTGGTACACCGTAAGCATCCCGGGCCCAGTACCGTCGGTACTCGAGGCGTTTTTGTCCAGGCACTGCGGCACGATTCGACGGCACTCGCACGGCAGCTGA
- the LOC136523805 gene encoding uncharacterized protein: MDSQSAWRRPGDTEIIYAATAKAEKELKRKFSMASLDPNENNMKSCRAKYGVEEMCRDLWNWASKNPYGYAESPYKSNRITHPSILHNVLDRSGKKKRTRPQSLSYDVSSTWIKPRHSSHPGAHPSRDSPSPTTPTLPRAGIADLSSPRVTPTPLSPHPHRAARPALLRHVPTQVPAIPRRRGRLALQLRQPPIGRSRRRSSPGAPRTSCSSSARAAAWTTAPTPAGHCAAEIFAGHRAAAAGDEAASLRARLADAEADAAELRSRAERLEREATDQDELLTAILSATSRAGDSGAGGGPLLRTRDGEEEEEEEERARYDARGDQEQDAREEQSDHAVDTTDAEALAAALYAQQRQKHDDDFYMATCTSSTCDCHDH, encoded by the exons ATGGATTCCCAAAGTGCTTg GCGAAGGCCTGGAGACACAGAGATCATCTATGCGGCAACTGCCAAGGCAGAGAAAGAGCTCAAACGGAA GTTCAGCATGGCATCGCTCGATCCTAACGAGAACAATATGAAATCTTGCAGGGCAAAGTACGGGGTCGAGGAGATGTGTAGAGATCTGTGGAATTGGGCAAGCAAGAACCCCTACGGCTATGCTGAATCACCATACAAGAGCAACAGAATCACTCATCCATCCATCCTGCA CAACGTTCTGGACCGTTCCGGAAAAaaaaaacgaacgaggcctcaaTCTTTATCATACGACGTCTCATCAACTTGGATCAAACCTCGTCACTCCTCACATCCAGGCGCCCACCCCTCGCGCGACTCTCCCTCTCCCACGACGCCCACTCTACCACGCGCGGGAATCGCGGACTTGTCTTCCCCACGCGTGACTCCGACTCCTCTCTCCCCCCACCCCCATCGCGCCGCGCGCCCCGCGCTCCTGCGCCACGTGCCTACCCAGGTCCCAGCCATCCCTCGCCGTCGCGGGCGACTAGCTCTCCAGCTCCGGCAGCCTCCGATTGGACGGAGTCGCAGACGCTCCTCCCCCGGCGCTCCGAGGACCAGCTGCAGTAGCTCCGCGCGCGCCGCTGCGTGGACGACCGCGCCAACGCCCGCGGGCCACTGCGCCGCCGAGATCTTCGCGGGccatcgcgccgccgccgccggggacgaggccGCCTCCCTCCGCGCGCGCCTCGCAGACGCCGAGGCCGACGCCGCCGAGCTGCGCTCCCGCGCCGAGCGACTCGAGCGCGAGGCCACCGACCAGGACGAGCTGCTCACCGCGATCCTTTCGGCCACCTCGCGCGCCGGGGACTCCGGCGCTGGTGGTGGGCCCCTGCTCCGCACCCGcgacggggaggaggaggaggaggaggaggagcgggcgCGCTACGACGCGCGTGGGGATCAGGAGCAGGACGCTCGTGAGGAGCAGTCGGACCACGCCGTTGACACCACCGACGCCGAGGCCCTCGCCGCCGCGCTCTATGCTCAGCAGCGCCAGAAGCACGACGACGACTTCTACATGGCTACCTGTACCTCCTCCACCTGTGACTGCCACGATCATTAA
- the LOC136520662 gene encoding endoglucanase 17-like — MARPVSTAKPMAVVVVALLLAAAASAVLAVHDYGDALRKSILFFEGQRSGRLPPTQRLRWRQDSAIHDGAEAGVDLTGGYYDAGDNVKFGFPMAFTATLMSWGLIDFGRSFGAAHEADARAALRWATDYLLKATSTPGTVYVQVGDASRDHACWERPEDMDTPRTVYKVDAAHPGSDVAAETAAALAAASIVFRDAGDPGYARALLDRAVQVFEFADAHRGAYSGSLRDAVCPCYCDYDGYQDELLWGAAWLHRASRRREYREYIKRNEVALGASVSINEFGWDNKHAGINVLISKEVLMGKDEYFRSFRENADNFICSLLPGISGHPQIQYSPGGLLFKVGNSNMQHVTSLSFLLLAYSNYLSHADARVSCGGGGASSASPVQLRRVAKRQVDYILGDNPLRMSYMVGYGPRYPLRIHHRASSLPSVAAHPARIGCKMGAAYYASPAPNPNLLVGAVVGGPSNSTDAFPDARAVFQQSEPTTYINAPLLGLLAYFSQHPDPAQH; from the exons ATGGCGCGCCCGGTGTCGACGGCGAAGCCAATGGCGGTTGTGGTGGTGGCGCTgctcctcgcggcggcggcgtcggcagTGCTGGCCGTGCACGACTACGGCGACGCCCTCCGCAAGAGCATCCTCTTCTTCGAGGGCCAGCGGTCCGGCCGCCTGCCACCCACCCAGCGCCTCCGGTGGCGGCAGGACTCGGCCATCCACGACGGCGCCGAGGCCGGG GTGGACCTGACGGGCGGGTACTACGACGCGGGCGACAACGTGAAGTTCGGGTTCCCGATGGCGTTCACGGCGACGCTCATGTCCTGGGGCCTAATCGACTTCGGGCGCAGCTTCGGCGCGGCTCACGAGGCGGACGCCCGGGCCGCCCTGCGGTGGGCGACGGACTACCTGCTGAAGGCGACGTCGACGCCCGGGACCGTGTACGTGCAGGTCGGGGACGCGTCCCGCGACCACGCGTGCTGGGAGCGGCCGGAGGACATGGACACCCCGCGCACCGTCTACAAGGTGGACGCGGCGCACCCGGGGTCCGACGTCGCCGCCgagacggcggcggcgctggcggcggcCTCCATCGTGTTCCGCGACGCCGGCGACCCCGGGTACGCGCGCGCGCTCCTGGACCGCGCCGTGCAGGTGTTCGAGTTCGCGGACGCGCACCGCGGCGCGTATAGCGGTAGCCTCCGCGACGCGGTGTGCCCCTGCTACTGCGACTACGACGGGTACCAGGACGAGCTGCTGTGGGGCGCCGCCTGGCTGCACAGGGCGTCGCGCCGCCGGGAGTACCGCGAGTACATTAAGAGGAATGAGGTGgcgctcggcgccagcgtctccaTCAACGAGTTTGGGTGGGATAACAAGCACGCCGGCATCAACGTCCTCATCTCCAAG GAGGTCCTGATGGGCAAGGACGAGTACTTCCGGTCGTTCCGTGAGAACGCCGACAACTTCATCTGCAGCCTCCTACCGGGCATCTCCGGCCACCCTCAGATCCAGTACTCCCCAG GCGGCCTCCTCTTCAAGGTGGGCAACAGCAACATGCAGCACGTGACGTCGCTCTCCTTCCTGCTCCTCGCCTACTCCAACTACCTCAGCCACGCCGACGCCCGCGtctcctgcggcggcggcggcgcctcctCGGCGTCGCCCGTCCAGCTCCGCCGCGTCGCCAAGCGGCAGGTGGACTACATCCTGGGGGACAACCCGCTGCGGATGTCGTACATGGTGGGGTACGGGCCGCGGTACCCGCTGCGGATCCACCACCGGGCCAGCTCGCTGCCGTCAGTGGCGGCCCACCCGGCGCGGATCGGGTGCAAGATGGGCGCGGCCTACTACGCCAGCCCGGCGCCCAACCCGAACCTGCTGGTGGGCGCCGTGGTGGGCGGGCCCAGCAACAGCACCGACGCGTTCCCGGACGCGCGCGCCGTGTTCCAGCAGTCGGAGCCCACCACGTACATCAACGCGCCGCTGCTCGGCCTGCTCGCCTACTTCTCCCAGCACCCCGACCCAGCGCAGCACTGA